A DNA window from Corynebacterium ciconiae DSM 44920 contains the following coding sequences:
- the lysS gene encoding lysine--tRNA ligase, producing MSEQTQKQNPAHRADDVPEQLRIRREKRAKLLAEGRDPYPVEVDRTISISELRSQFFVNKEDAGQPPAGATVLEVGEETDTEVAIAGRVIFVRNTGKLCFATLQEGTGTTMQAMLSLREVGEEALASWKQDVDLGDIVSVRGRVIASKRGELSVMASRWHMASKSLRPLPVAHKEMNEDTRVRQRYTDLIMREQARRNAMTRIKVMRALRHHLEGEGFVEVETPMLQTLHGGAAARPFVTRSNAMDMDLYLRIAPELYLKRCVVGGLERVFEVNRNFRNEGVDSSHSPEFAMLETYQAWGTYEDGARTIRELIQAVAMEVFGSTTVTLADGTEYDLGGEWTEIEMYPSLNEALQRKFPGQPEVTTSSSVEELKQIAAVIGLDVPAKGGWGHGKLVEEIWEVLCEDQLYGPIFVKDFPVETSPLTRSHRDKEGVTEKWDLYVRGFELATGYSELVDPVIQRERFEDQARLAADGDDEAMVLDEDFLAAMEQGMPPTAGCGMGIDRLLMALTGLGIRETVLFPIVKPEL from the coding sequence ATGAGCGAGCAGACCCAGAAGCAAAACCCCGCCCACCGCGCAGATGATGTGCCTGAGCAGCTGCGAATCCGTCGCGAGAAGCGCGCCAAGCTGCTCGCCGAGGGGCGCGATCCGTACCCGGTAGAGGTTGATCGCACCATCTCGATCTCTGAGCTGCGCTCTCAATTCTTTGTTAACAAAGAGGATGCAGGCCAGCCCCCCGCAGGGGCTACCGTCCTCGAGGTGGGCGAGGAGACCGACACCGAGGTGGCTATCGCCGGCCGGGTGATCTTCGTGCGCAATACCGGCAAGCTCTGCTTTGCCACCCTGCAGGAAGGCACCGGCACCACGATGCAGGCCATGCTTTCGCTGCGTGAGGTGGGCGAGGAAGCCCTCGCCAGCTGGAAGCAGGATGTGGATTTGGGCGATATTGTCTCGGTGCGCGGCCGAGTGATCGCCTCTAAGCGTGGCGAGCTGTCCGTAATGGCTTCGCGTTGGCACATGGCATCGAAGTCGTTGCGCCCGCTGCCGGTGGCCCACAAGGAGATGAATGAGGACACCCGCGTGCGCCAGCGCTACACGGACCTCATCATGCGTGAACAGGCCCGCCGCAATGCGATGACTCGCATCAAGGTGATGCGCGCCCTGCGCCACCACTTAGAGGGCGAGGGCTTTGTGGAGGTAGAGACCCCCATGCTGCAGACTCTGCACGGCGGTGCAGCGGCACGGCCCTTTGTTACCCGTTCCAATGCGATGGATATGGATCTGTATCTGCGCATCGCGCCCGAGCTCTATCTCAAGCGCTGCGTTGTCGGCGGCCTCGAGCGAGTCTTCGAGGTCAACCGCAACTTCCGCAACGAGGGTGTGGACTCCTCGCATTCGCCCGAGTTCGCAATGCTCGAAACCTACCAGGCGTGGGGTACCTATGAGGACGGCGCTCGCACCATCCGTGAGCTGATTCAGGCCGTGGCTATGGAGGTCTTTGGCTCCACCACCGTCACCTTGGCGGACGGCACCGAATATGACCTCGGCGGCGAGTGGACTGAGATCGAGATGTATCCCTCGCTCAACGAGGCACTGCAGCGGAAGTTCCCCGGCCAGCCTGAGGTGACCACCTCCAGCAGCGTCGAGGAGCTCAAGCAGATCGCCGCCGTCATTGGCCTTGATGTGCCGGCCAAGGGCGGCTGGGGCCATGGCAAGCTCGTGGAGGAAATCTGGGAGGTGCTCTGTGAGGATCAGCTCTACGGGCCGATTTTTGTGAAGGACTTCCCCGTGGAAACCTCGCCTCTTACTCGCTCCCACCGCGACAAGGAGGGCGTGACCGAAAAGTGGGATTTGTATGTGCGCGGCTTCGAGCTGGCCACCGGCTACTCCGAGCTGGTCGATCCGGTGATTCAGCGCGAGCGCTTCGAGGACCAAGCCCGTTTGGCCGCCGATGGCGATGACGAGGCCATGGTGCTGGACGAGGACTTCCTCGCTGCCATGGAACAGGGCATGCCGCCTACGGCCGGCTGCGGTATGGGCATTGACCGCCTGCTCATGGCGCTCACCGGGCTCGGCATCCGCGAAACGGTGCTCTTCCCGATCGTCAAGCCCGAGCTCTAA
- a CDS encoding alpha/beta hydrolase gives MTTVWKTLAAVPLTSQNATAVSIALLVFAAVAAAIVLLRGRQAHRRIAVAALATGVIVPLGIWLGVEKIWRPFPDHIPTEIYLSGGVAVAAVLAAVASLAVRPRRRGALLVPCALLAVLGSLMVANTAYQVYPTLGALDPRPHAATMTIGEAEQLRATHSSPTGSNGEDIGAVVNIDIPSGSGYQPRPAQAYLPPAYFRGASLPVLLLMPGSPGSPPQWFSTGQLTRVADGFQRGHGGNAPLILSVDATGTLAGAPKCVGEVEDYVRSAVPDYAISSLGATPDRNRWSIGGLSYGGTCALQIFSRHPEAFGTVLDYSGEAEPSVGNHQQTVDQLFHGSETAFAAHNPRDILKAAQESGSTAYRGRAARLAAGERDHDAQQAMQGFDTQLRAVGVDSAYRSYPGGHTWQVWRAAIAHDFDFIAQRGGLT, from the coding sequence ATGACAACAGTGTGGAAGACGCTCGCGGCGGTGCCGTTGACGTCGCAGAACGCCACCGCAGTGAGTATCGCGCTACTGGTGTTCGCCGCAGTGGCCGCAGCGATCGTGCTGCTGCGCGGGCGGCAGGCACATCGGCGCATCGCTGTCGCCGCGCTTGCAACCGGGGTGATCGTGCCCCTCGGGATCTGGCTCGGTGTGGAAAAGATCTGGCGCCCCTTTCCCGATCACATCCCCACCGAGATTTATCTCTCAGGCGGGGTGGCAGTAGCAGCAGTGCTGGCAGCTGTAGCAAGCCTCGCGGTGCGGCCGCGTCGACGCGGAGCGCTGCTGGTGCCCTGCGCACTGCTCGCCGTGCTCGGATCCCTCATGGTGGCCAACACCGCCTATCAGGTTTATCCCACCCTCGGCGCGCTGGATCCGCGGCCGCATGCGGCCACCATGACCATCGGCGAGGCCGAGCAGCTGCGCGCGACACACAGCAGCCCCACCGGCTCTAATGGTGAGGACATCGGTGCCGTGGTGAACATCGATATCCCCAGCGGTTCGGGCTATCAGCCCCGCCCCGCCCAGGCTTATCTCCCGCCGGCGTATTTCCGGGGCGCTTCCCTTCCAGTGCTGCTGCTCATGCCAGGCTCACCGGGGTCACCGCCCCAGTGGTTCAGTACCGGCCAGCTCACACGGGTGGCCGATGGCTTCCAGCGCGGCCACGGTGGCAACGCCCCACTGATCCTCAGCGTGGATGCTACCGGCACCTTGGCCGGCGCACCGAAATGCGTGGGCGAGGTAGAAGATTATGTGCGTAGTGCCGTACCGGATTATGCGATCTCCTCACTCGGGGCTACCCCAGATCGCAACCGGTGGAGCATCGGTGGGCTGTCCTACGGCGGCACCTGTGCGCTCCAGATCTTCTCCCGCCACCCGGAAGCCTTCGGCACGGTGCTGGACTACTCCGGTGAGGCCGAACCCTCGGTCGGAAACCATCAGCAGACGGTAGACCAGCTCTTTCACGGCAGCGAAACGGCCTTCGCCGCCCACAATCCGCGCGATATCCTCAAGGCAGCACAGGAGTCTGGATCCACCGCCTATCGCGGCCGGGCCGCACGCCTCGCCGCCGGGGAGCGCGATCACGATGCCCAGCAGGCTATGCAGGGCTTTGACACCCAGCTGCGCGCTGTAGGAGTAGACAGCGCCTACCGCAGCTATCCCGGCGGCCATACCTGGCAGGTGTGGCGCGCAGCCATTGCCCACGACTTCGACTTCATTGCCCAGCGAGGGGGACTGACATGA
- the guaB gene encoding IMP dehydrogenase — MNNERVTTGGDDPNKVALVGLTFDDVLLLPNESNVIPSEVDTSAQLTRKLRLNIPVVSAAMDTVTEGRMAIAMARQGGMGILHRNLSIQDQAEQVEMVKRSESGMVSDPVTCRPDQSIGEVDALCARFRISGLPVVDDNGVLLGICTNRDMRFEPDFNRSVAEVMTPMPLVVAKEGVSKDEALRLLSANKIEKLPIVDGENRLVGLITVKDFVKTEQYPHSSKDQRGRLLVGAGIGTGEESWQRAGSLVDAGVDVLVVDSAHAHSRGVLEMVSRVKKEWGETVEVIGGNLATRSAAKAMIEAGADAIKVGIGPGSICTTRVVAGVGAPQITAIMEAATEAHKAGVPIIADGGMQYSGDIAKALAAGASTVMLGSMLAGTAEAPGEITVVNGKQYKMYRGMGSLGAMRGRGLSGEQRSFSKDRYFQSDVKSEDKLVPEGIEGRVPFRGSIDAITHQLVGGLRAAMGYTGSSSIEELHDAQFVQITGAGLRESHPHDIQMTVEAPNYYQR; from the coding sequence ATGAACAACGAGCGAGTGACAACCGGCGGCGATGATCCTAACAAGGTTGCCTTGGTGGGGCTGACCTTTGACGATGTGCTGCTTTTGCCCAATGAGTCCAATGTGATCCCCTCCGAGGTGGATACATCCGCGCAGCTGACGCGCAAGCTGCGTCTGAATATTCCCGTGGTGTCCGCGGCCATGGATACCGTGACTGAGGGCCGCATGGCGATCGCAATGGCCCGCCAGGGCGGTATGGGTATTTTGCACCGCAACCTCTCCATTCAGGATCAGGCAGAGCAGGTGGAAATGGTCAAGCGCTCCGAGTCTGGGATGGTCTCTGATCCCGTAACCTGTCGCCCCGATCAGAGCATCGGCGAGGTGGATGCACTGTGCGCTCGCTTCCGTATTTCTGGTCTGCCGGTGGTGGATGACAACGGCGTGCTGCTGGGTATCTGCACGAACCGCGATATGCGCTTCGAGCCGGACTTTAATCGCTCCGTCGCTGAGGTGATGACCCCGATGCCGCTGGTGGTGGCGAAGGAAGGCGTGAGCAAGGATGAGGCGCTGCGTCTGCTCAGCGCCAACAAGATTGAGAAGCTACCCATCGTTGATGGCGAGAACCGCCTTGTCGGCCTCATCACGGTGAAAGACTTTGTTAAGACCGAGCAGTATCCACACTCCTCCAAGGACCAACGTGGCCGGCTGCTCGTGGGGGCCGGTATCGGCACCGGTGAGGAGTCCTGGCAGCGTGCCGGTTCCCTGGTGGATGCTGGGGTGGATGTGCTCGTGGTTGACTCCGCCCACGCCCACTCCCGCGGAGTGCTGGAGATGGTCTCCCGAGTGAAGAAGGAATGGGGCGAGACCGTTGAGGTAATCGGCGGTAACCTCGCCACGCGCAGCGCCGCGAAGGCCATGATCGAGGCAGGGGCGGACGCCATCAAGGTGGGCATCGGCCCGGGTTCCATCTGCACCACCCGCGTGGTGGCCGGGGTGGGCGCACCGCAGATCACCGCCATCATGGAGGCCGCCACCGAAGCCCACAAAGCCGGTGTGCCCATCATCGCCGACGGCGGCATGCAATACTCCGGTGACATCGCCAAGGCCCTGGCAGCTGGCGCCTCCACCGTGATGCTCGGCTCCATGCTGGCCGGTACCGCCGAGGCCCCGGGTGAAATCACCGTGGTCAACGGCAAGCAGTACAAGATGTATCGCGGCATGGGTTCGCTCGGCGCGATGCGCGGCCGCGGGCTTTCTGGCGAGCAGCGCTCCTTCTCTAAGGACCGCTACTTCCAGTCCGATGTGAAAAGCGAAGACAAGCTGGTGCCGGAGGGGATCGAAGGCCGCGTGCCTTTCCGCGGCTCCATCGACGCCATCACCCACCAGCTTGTGGGCGGGCTGCGCGCGGCCATGGGCTACACCGGCTCCTCCAGCATTGAGGAGCTTCACGACGCCCAGTTCGTGCAAATCACCGGCGCTGGCCTGCGTGAATCCCACCCGCACGATATTCAGATGACCGTTGAGGCCCCGAATTATTACCAGCGCTAA
- a CDS encoding DUF5319 domain-containing protein, producing the protein MNFSEMPRDPFEGDPNDPARLLDEDEPFAPLSEEERAGLREDLRLVKQFRTHLAPRGIKGIVYFCEDCDRPHYCDWDMMQSNIHATLQEELPPVHEPSADPNPDEYAPWEYCMGFLDGLTQRRFGR; encoded by the coding sequence GTGAATTTCTCTGAGATGCCGCGCGATCCCTTCGAAGGGGATCCCAACGACCCCGCCCGCCTGCTGGACGAGGACGAACCCTTTGCGCCTCTGAGCGAGGAGGAGCGCGCAGGGCTGCGAGAGGATCTCAGACTCGTCAAGCAGTTTCGCACCCACCTTGCTCCCCGCGGGATCAAGGGCATCGTGTATTTCTGCGAGGATTGCGACCGGCCACACTACTGCGATTGGGACATGATGCAATCCAATATCCACGCCACCCTGCAGGAGGAGTTGCCGCCGGTGCACGAGCCGAGCGCCGATCCGAACCCCGACGAATACGCTCCGTGGGAATATTGCATGGGCTTTCTCGACGGCCTCACTCAGCGCCGCTTCGGCCGCTAG
- a CDS encoding GuaB3 family IMP dehydrogenase-related protein — protein MRDIVEIGIGREARRTYSLNDIGLVPVRRTRSSKDVDTTWHFDAYTFDIPFLSHPTDSLASPEFVQAMADNGGLAVINAEGLWGRHADLDATIAQVVQHSKDNGPEATVGLLQQLHAAPLDVDLLTERIREVRAGDATVAVRVSPQHARDLAPVLVKAGAEIIVIQGTIISAEHVETGGEPLNLKEFIGTLDVPVIAGGVSDYHTALHLMRTGAAGVIVGGGSNTNDMAVGIHTPMASAIADVAAARRDYLDETGGRYVHIIADSDELVLSGNVARAMACGADAVMLGTPLAYAAEAAAPGWFWPSVTAHPRFPRGVVQQVSLGEELGESDVVPLQTLLHGPSTSCYGTENFVGGLRRAMAKCGYSDLKRFQKVELMVRNSPF, from the coding sequence ATGCGTGACATCGTGGAAATCGGTATCGGCCGCGAGGCCCGACGCACCTACTCGCTCAACGATATCGGGCTGGTGCCCGTGCGGCGCACCCGCTCCTCGAAGGATGTGGACACCACCTGGCACTTCGATGCCTACACCTTCGACATTCCTTTCCTCTCCCACCCCACCGACAGCCTTGCTTCTCCGGAATTCGTGCAGGCCATGGCGGACAATGGCGGCTTGGCCGTGATTAACGCCGAGGGGCTGTGGGGACGGCACGCAGATCTGGATGCCACCATCGCCCAGGTGGTGCAGCACAGCAAGGACAATGGCCCAGAGGCCACCGTGGGGCTGCTGCAGCAGCTGCACGCCGCCCCGCTGGATGTGGACCTACTCACCGAACGTATCCGTGAGGTGCGCGCGGGCGATGCCACCGTGGCGGTGCGCGTCTCTCCGCAGCACGCCCGCGATCTGGCGCCGGTGTTGGTCAAGGCCGGTGCGGAGATCATCGTGATCCAGGGGACCATCATTTCCGCGGAGCATGTGGAAACTGGCGGAGAGCCGCTGAACCTCAAGGAGTTTATCGGCACCCTTGATGTGCCGGTGATTGCCGGTGGCGTGAGCGACTATCACACGGCCCTGCACCTGATGCGCACCGGCGCCGCCGGTGTGATTGTTGGAGGCGGCTCCAACACCAACGATATGGCCGTGGGCATTCACACCCCAATGGCCTCCGCGATCGCCGATGTGGCCGCGGCGCGGCGTGACTACCTCGACGAGACTGGTGGCCGCTACGTACACATCATCGCCGATTCGGACGAGTTGGTTCTATCCGGAAACGTCGCTCGTGCCATGGCGTGCGGCGCCGATGCGGTGATGCTCGGTACCCCGCTGGCGTATGCCGCCGAGGCCGCAGCCCCGGGCTGGTTCTGGCCCTCGGTCACTGCACACCCGCGCTTCCCGCGCGGTGTGGTGCAGCAGGTGAGCCTAGGTGAGGAACTCGGCGAGAGCGATGTAGTGCCGCTGCAGACCCTGCTTCACGGCCCCTCCACCTCCTGCTACGGAACGGAGAACTTTGTGGGCGGCCTACGCCGTGCCATGGCCAAGTGCGGATACTCGGATCTCAAGAGGTTCCAAAAAGTGGAGCTGATGGTGCGCAATTCGCCCTTCTGA
- a CDS encoding bifunctional lysylphosphatidylglycerol flippase/synthetase MprF yields the protein MTSTSDATADQLHSPAPEPTLLGLVRTRLLGYLASGPVTLAIIAGAWLIHAIGIDAVFGPHSYVEKVLISGLSTQTVLGLIPATCGLLVLGISAERALGTWRYLLAALLSHALAVSLAVMIGETWDSHSGWAREVATGSILTPAVWLLAVSMLAAPRYPVVWRRRVQFFAVVTAAVLVLYSGTLQDVALALAVCGCGLLTARHWDWQATVREQRRINATTVMAVVIGPYLAGLNPHSDAVFSALGRFVATPEWSLETAREICATARHSSACTAATSAVHVAGLGPFLGNAAIALVFAVLCYGLAKGRRRALIATVLMLLATAGVVVTSSSSIGIAWLPFALQAVALVLQRHLFNLTGSDHALRRALAVLAAVGLALSALWLALVPSLLGLRELPWRFLPPVLSKFSPTPLLPETGLQRFSYEWTSVIFWTVVALMLWRLFTSPAPSTVPAAVRRILREGTGDHISWMSTWPHNCYWVAEKERGFVAYRVHGTVAVTVGAPVVREPAEWAEVADEFESYARGQGWRVAWYSVNEDFAATRAPQYCSLHVAEESVVSVGIEFKGKKFQDVRTARNRAAKENIHYQWTTWSEASPVIRAQIHALSEQWVSEKALPEMGFTLGSVSELIDDEVQLLIAVDDTLHVHGVTSWLPVRQHGEIVGITLDFMRRDREGFRPVVEFLIAEAITTAPTIYGPQLEWVSLSGAPLAGGDTSSLLGMVLSELGGVLEPLYGFRSLAAFKRKFKPMEHSWLLCYDDASSLPAIGLAVSRCYLPHVKLRDAQAAAAVWAEAKAERKERQRAETTRS from the coding sequence ATGACCAGCACATCCGATGCCACCGCCGACCAACTTCACAGCCCCGCACCCGAGCCCACCTTGCTCGGGCTGGTGCGCACCCGTCTGCTCGGGTACCTCGCCTCCGGCCCAGTCACCCTCGCCATCATCGCGGGAGCGTGGCTCATCCATGCCATAGGCATCGACGCCGTCTTCGGCCCCCACAGCTACGTGGAGAAAGTACTCATTAGCGGACTGAGTACCCAGACCGTGCTGGGGCTTATCCCCGCCACCTGTGGCTTGCTGGTGCTGGGCATCTCCGCTGAGCGTGCCCTCGGCACCTGGCGCTATCTATTGGCGGCTCTCCTCTCCCACGCCCTTGCGGTGAGCCTGGCTGTGATGATCGGCGAGACGTGGGATTCTCACTCCGGTTGGGCTCGGGAGGTGGCTACCGGCTCGATCCTCACCCCCGCAGTATGGCTTCTAGCGGTAAGCATGCTGGCCGCACCCCGCTACCCAGTGGTGTGGCGCCGGCGGGTGCAATTCTTTGCCGTGGTGACCGCGGCGGTGCTGGTGCTGTACTCCGGTACTCTGCAGGATGTGGCCTTGGCGCTCGCGGTGTGTGGCTGCGGGCTGCTCACCGCCCGACACTGGGATTGGCAGGCCACTGTCCGCGAGCAACGCCGCATCAACGCCACCACCGTCATGGCCGTGGTGATCGGGCCCTACCTCGCGGGGTTGAACCCGCACAGCGATGCCGTGTTCTCCGCCCTAGGCCGCTTCGTGGCCACCCCCGAGTGGTCTTTGGAAACCGCGCGAGAAATCTGCGCCACCGCCCGCCACAGCTCCGCCTGCACCGCGGCCACCTCTGCAGTGCACGTGGCAGGGCTTGGCCCCTTCTTAGGCAACGCGGCGATCGCCTTAGTGTTTGCGGTGCTCTGCTATGGATTGGCGAAGGGCCGGCGCCGTGCGCTCATCGCCACGGTACTCATGTTGCTGGCCACCGCTGGGGTGGTGGTGACCTCCTCTTCCAGTATCGGCATCGCGTGGCTGCCCTTCGCCCTCCAAGCAGTGGCGCTGGTGTTGCAGCGCCATCTGTTTAACCTCACCGGCTCCGATCATGCGCTGCGCCGCGCCCTCGCGGTGCTGGCCGCCGTCGGCCTAGCGCTGTCCGCCCTGTGGCTGGCACTCGTTCCCAGTCTGCTCGGGCTGCGTGAGCTCCCCTGGCGTTTCCTTCCGCCGGTGCTGTCGAAGTTCTCCCCCACCCCGCTGCTGCCGGAGACCGGCCTGCAACGCTTCAGCTACGAGTGGACCTCGGTGATCTTCTGGACCGTGGTGGCGCTGATGCTGTGGCGGCTGTTTACCTCGCCGGCGCCGTCCACGGTGCCCGCCGCGGTGCGCCGAATCCTGCGTGAAGGCACTGGCGATCACATCTCGTGGATGAGCACCTGGCCGCATAACTGTTATTGGGTGGCCGAAAAGGAGCGCGGTTTTGTGGCCTATCGGGTCCACGGCACCGTTGCCGTGACCGTGGGCGCGCCCGTGGTGCGCGAACCGGCCGAGTGGGCCGAAGTGGCCGATGAGTTTGAGAGCTACGCCCGCGGCCAAGGTTGGCGTGTGGCCTGGTATTCGGTGAATGAGGATTTCGCCGCTACCCGCGCCCCGCAGTATTGCTCCCTGCACGTGGCAGAGGAGTCCGTGGTGTCGGTGGGAATCGAGTTCAAGGGCAAGAAGTTTCAGGATGTGCGCACCGCCCGCAACCGCGCCGCCAAGGAAAATATTCACTATCAGTGGACCACGTGGTCGGAGGCCAGCCCAGTGATCCGTGCCCAGATTCACGCCTTGAGTGAGCAGTGGGTGTCCGAGAAGGCGCTGCCCGAGATGGGCTTTACGCTCGGCTCGGTGTCAGAGCTGATCGACGACGAGGTGCAGCTGCTCATCGCCGTGGATGACACCCTTCACGTGCACGGAGTGACCAGCTGGCTGCCAGTGCGCCAGCACGGCGAGATCGTGGGCATCACGCTGGATTTCATGCGGCGCGACCGAGAAGGTTTCCGCCCTGTAGTGGAATTCCTCATTGCCGAGGCCATCACTACCGCTCCCACGATCTATGGCCCGCAGCTTGAATGGGTGTCTTTATCTGGGGCCCCGCTCGCAGGCGGCGACACCTCCAGCCTGCTCGGCATGGTACTCAGCGAGCTCGGCGGAGTGCTCGAACCACTCTACGGCTTCCGCTCCTTGGCCGCCTTCAAACGCAAGTTCAAGCCCATGGAACACTCGTGGCTGCTCTGCTATGACGACGCCTCCTCGCTGCCTGCCATCGGCCTCGCCGTCTCGCGCTGTTATCTGCCGCATGTGAAGCTGCGCGATGCCCAGGCAGCCGCCGCCGTGTGGGCTGAGGCTAAAGCAGAGCGCAAAGAGCGCCAACGTGCTGAGACCACTCGTTCTTAG
- a CDS encoding alpha/beta hydrolase: protein MNSKRTPFIATIAALATLAAPIAVTTPAFAAETQAEVQAQVKVHEGYMTSSDGKGTKIWWKSETQPNAKGTVVVVHGAAEHSGRYDYVTKRLLDAGYNVYRLDHRGHGKSALPKLNNKVIRGHIDDFHFIVDDMNQLVQKAKAENPGQKTYMLGHSMGALAAQFYGIKYPGQIDAFVTNGGGAPLNLSGVNNPGQTITPEAITDKQRNAQPSIYERLPLRELTTFNAHMINQMIPGRTDIHMPSPIGTDILQVPNAFTDGVASDPAVAAEYQTDPLVNKKISLGMAEQMAFAGFYDANNADLFTAPTLIMHGTHDGLVPPYFAQDWYNAIGSQDKELIYWEGQMHEVLNEPAKHEAMDKVIDWLSKH, encoded by the coding sequence GTGAACTCTAAGCGCACACCTTTCATCGCGACCATCGCCGCACTGGCTACGCTCGCAGCACCGATCGCTGTAACCACCCCGGCATTCGCTGCCGAAACCCAGGCCGAGGTTCAGGCCCAGGTTAAGGTGCACGAAGGCTACATGACCAGCTCCGACGGCAAGGGCACCAAGATTTGGTGGAAGTCCGAAACCCAGCCCAACGCCAAGGGAACCGTCGTGGTGGTCCACGGCGCCGCCGAGCACTCCGGCCGCTATGACTATGTGACCAAGCGACTGCTGGACGCTGGCTACAACGTCTACCGTCTCGATCACCGCGGCCACGGCAAGTCCGCCCTGCCGAAGCTGAATAACAAGGTGATCCGCGGCCACATCGATGATTTCCACTTCATTGTGGATGACATGAATCAGCTGGTGCAGAAGGCCAAGGCGGAAAACCCGGGCCAGAAGACCTACATGCTCGGCCACTCGATGGGCGCGCTGGCGGCACAGTTCTACGGCATTAAGTACCCCGGCCAGATCGATGCCTTCGTGACCAACGGTGGCGGCGCCCCGCTGAACCTCTCTGGTGTGAACAACCCGGGCCAGACCATCACCCCAGAGGCCATCACTGACAAGCAGCGCAACGCCCAGCCGAGCATCTACGAGCGTCTGCCGCTGCGCGAGCTGACCACCTTCAACGCGCACATGATCAATCAGATGATCCCGGGCCGCACTGATATTCACATGCCCTCGCCGATTGGCACCGACATCCTGCAGGTGCCCAACGCCTTCACCGACGGCGTGGCCTCTGACCCGGCCGTGGCCGCCGAGTATCAGACCGATCCGCTGGTGAACAAGAAGATCAGCCTCGGTATGGCAGAGCAGATGGCTTTCGCGGGCTTCTATGACGCCAACAATGCCGACCTGTTCACCGCCCCCACCCTGATCATGCACGGCACCCACGACGGCCTCGTCCCGCCGTACTTCGCTCAGGATTGGTACAACGCCATCGGCTCCCAGGACAAGGAGCTGATCTACTGGGAGGGCCAGATGCACGAGGTGCTCAACGAGCCCGCCAAGCACGAAGCCATGGACAAGGTGATCGACTGGCTTTCTAAGCACTAG
- a CDS encoding LssY C-terminal domain-containing protein, protein MRAHDTDSYPVPAAPPAYPVVPPKVDGGKRCGVLAGLDIAFAILALAFTVVLAWMMAEKSIDFSPATLGYVLAVWALMAYIALPRLHQLLTELYVPDYFIGRTRTADGLLGDPVNLALDGEEADIHAAMSAAGWTRADEVTLRSSWKIIISSVFRRSYPHAPVSPLLLFGRRQAFAYQQEVDGSASQRHHVRFWPTPEGWILPGGHRVEWLAAGSYDRGVGLSAFTGQVTHKIDADIDLERDYIINTMRYSDPAIEVSVIEDFSTSYHHRNGGGDQIHTDGTLPIVDVSGTARRTPPTPSEPLPSSDVRDAALPPRTLLLPAAFFVVHACIVAASWVGLVLDHGASSARGAAATGELLGITAAVVIGALCLYGTFTRSALARIGLMAMLSVSAVSALAMVFGSDQGDFLSITLAALAVYMVWAVSSTSVREWVCPDGQMQPSPSR, encoded by the coding sequence ATGCGCGCCCACGACACCGACAGCTATCCCGTGCCTGCCGCCCCACCGGCCTATCCGGTAGTGCCACCGAAAGTCGATGGCGGCAAACGATGTGGTGTGCTCGCTGGCCTCGACATCGCCTTCGCCATTCTTGCTCTCGCTTTCACTGTGGTGCTGGCGTGGATGATGGCGGAGAAATCCATCGATTTCTCTCCTGCGACCCTAGGCTATGTGCTCGCAGTGTGGGCGCTTATGGCCTATATCGCCTTACCTCGCCTCCACCAGCTACTCACCGAACTCTATGTACCGGACTACTTCATTGGCCGTACCCGCACTGCCGATGGGCTGCTGGGCGATCCGGTAAACCTCGCTCTCGACGGCGAGGAGGCAGATATCCACGCCGCCATGTCCGCAGCCGGCTGGACCCGTGCCGATGAGGTGACGCTGCGATCATCGTGGAAGATCATCATCTCCTCGGTGTTTCGGCGCTCCTATCCACACGCCCCGGTTTCTCCCCTGCTGCTTTTCGGCCGCCGCCAAGCCTTCGCCTATCAACAGGAGGTGGATGGCTCAGCCTCTCAGCGCCATCACGTGCGTTTCTGGCCCACCCCCGAGGGCTGGATTTTGCCCGGTGGGCATCGCGTGGAGTGGCTGGCCGCCGGCTCCTATGATCGCGGCGTGGGACTCTCGGCGTTTACTGGGCAGGTCACCCACAAGATCGACGCCGATATTGATCTCGAACGCGACTACATCATTAACACTATGCGCTACAGCGATCCCGCCATCGAGGTCAGTGTGATTGAGGATTTCTCCACCTCCTACCACCACCGCAATGGCGGCGGCGACCAGATACACACCGATGGAACCCTGCCCATTGTGGACGTATCAGGAACAGCCCGCCGCACCCCTCCGACCCCCAGCGAGCCTCTTCCCTCATCCGATGTGCGCGACGCTGCCCTGCCGCCACGTACCTTGCTGCTGCCGGCGGCATTCTTTGTTGTCCACGCATGCATCGTCGCAGCCAGCTGGGTCGGTCTGGTCCTTGACCACGGCGCTTCCAGCGCTCGCGGCGCTGCAGCCACCGGCGAGCTACTCGGTATCACCGCCGCGGTAGTAATTGGTGCGCTGTGCCTCTACGGCACCTTCACTCGTTCCGCACTCGCCAGGATCGGGCTGATGGCCATGCTTAGTGTCTCCGCAGTGTCCGCGCTAGCCATGGTCTTCGGCTCTGATCAAGGGGACTTTCTGTCGATCACTCTCGCCGCACTGGCGGTGTACATGGTGTGGGCTGTGTCGAGCACATCGGTGCGCGAGTGGGTGTGCCCCGACGGCCAGATGCAGCCCAGTCCATCCCGCTAG